In Mongoliitalea daihaiensis, one DNA window encodes the following:
- a CDS encoding lysophospholipid acyltransferase family protein, which yields MIIFKLLSLLPLSLLYILSDAVYLLGYHVLKYRQKVILSNIQYAFPEKSAYEHQRIAKAFFRNLTDSFAEIIKAYSMSKEEFNKRVQIIHSNIVNEHIAKGEVLIGMTGHFFNWEWHLLQMMANINNQVDVVYTKVSNPFFEKLMMTIRTRFGGQMVEKDSFQRDYLRKRDQPRMIVLAADQRPGNRDIRYWRDFMGRETAFFEGGEKLTKRFNHPVLYAHVSKPKRGHYIFRYELMDSPPYTEKQEHSITDRFIELLEANIREHPEIYLWSHNRWKWKKGE from the coding sequence ATGATTATTTTCAAATTATTGTCCTTGTTGCCTTTGTCACTGCTCTACATCCTCAGTGATGCAGTATATCTATTAGGATACCATGTTTTGAAATACCGACAAAAAGTCATCCTTTCAAATATTCAATATGCTTTCCCTGAAAAGTCAGCGTATGAACATCAGCGAATAGCCAAAGCTTTCTTTAGAAACCTAACCGATTCCTTTGCTGAAATCATCAAGGCATACAGCATGAGCAAGGAAGAATTTAATAAAAGAGTCCAAATCATCCATTCGAATATTGTCAATGAACATATTGCAAAAGGAGAAGTACTCATTGGAATGACTGGTCACTTTTTTAATTGGGAATGGCACTTACTCCAAATGATGGCCAACATCAATAATCAGGTAGATGTAGTCTACACGAAAGTAAGTAATCCTTTTTTTGAAAAGCTGATGATGACCATCCGTACACGTTTTGGAGGGCAGATGGTGGAAAAAGACAGCTTCCAGCGAGACTACCTACGAAAGCGTGACCAACCTCGCATGATCGTATTAGCTGCCGACCAACGGCCAGGAAATCGGGACATTCGCTATTGGAGGGATTTTATGGGAAGAGAAACAGCCTTTTTTGAAGGAGGGGAAAAACTCACCAAACGCTTCAATCATCCAGTCCTGTACGCCCATGTATCCAAACCTAAAAGAGGGCATTACATCTTCCGCTACGAATTAATGGATAGCCCTCCCTATACAGAAAAGCAAGAACATAGCATTACCGATCGATTCATTGAACTGTTGGAAGCAAATATCCGCGAACACCCTGAAATCTACCTTTGGAGCCATAATCGTTGGAAATGGAAAAAGGGGGAATGA
- a CDS encoding LptF/LptG family permease: MKLLDKLIIKDFLKTYFFVVMMLILVVLVLDFTEKNDKFIRNQVPASEILIYLGNYGLYLNNLLTPITVFIAVIFITSKMAGRTEIVAILSSGTSFIRMLVPYFIAASLIGAASFLLNGWVLPGATAGVTEFKSRWLDEDKFFTQSNIHIKVAPDAYAYISRYYTSGNSGYNFTLEQIRDGQLIAKLSGDRIVWDTAINSWSVKNWKLRVLREDGEDYTKGESLDTLLSITPNDFDLPTNHHETLKLPDLTRQIQILEDRGADNVNYYIIERYVRYMSPFAAIILTFIGVIVSSRKTRGGSGFQIALGFLLAFIYIILFLLSRTFAEAGTSQPLLAIWIPNIIFALTGLALYKTVPR, encoded by the coding sequence ATGAAGCTATTGGATAAACTCATCATCAAGGATTTTCTCAAGACCTATTTCTTTGTGGTCATGATGTTAATTTTGGTTGTCTTGGTACTGGATTTCACCGAGAAGAATGATAAGTTTATTCGTAATCAGGTGCCCGCTTCTGAGATTTTGATTTATTTAGGAAACTATGGGCTGTATTTGAATAACCTTCTGACTCCAATTACAGTATTCATTGCAGTGATTTTTATTACTTCCAAAATGGCAGGACGGACAGAGATTGTTGCCATTTTGAGTAGTGGGACTAGTTTTATTCGGATGTTAGTTCCTTATTTCATCGCAGCATCGTTGATTGGTGCAGCTAGCTTCCTGCTCAATGGGTGGGTATTGCCGGGTGCTACGGCTGGTGTGACCGAGTTTAAGTCCAGGTGGTTGGATGAGGATAAATTTTTTACCCAAAGCAATATCCATATCAAAGTAGCTCCTGATGCATATGCTTATATTTCAAGGTATTATACCTCAGGTAATTCTGGGTACAACTTTACTTTGGAGCAAATACGCGATGGACAGCTGATTGCCAAACTATCTGGTGACCGCATCGTCTGGGATACTGCCATCAATTCATGGTCTGTGAAAAATTGGAAATTGCGGGTGCTGAGAGAAGATGGTGAGGATTACACCAAAGGGGAGTCTTTGGATACCTTGCTTTCTATTACCCCAAATGATTTTGATTTACCCACCAATCACCATGAGACGCTGAAACTCCCGGACTTGACTCGTCAGATTCAGATTTTGGAAGATAGGGGGGCGGATAACGTAAATTATTACATTATCGAGCGCTATGTGCGGTACATGTCTCCCTTTGCAGCAATTATTTTGACCTTTATTGGTGTGATTGTTTCCTCAAGGAAAACGCGTGGAGGTTCGGGCTTTCAGATAGCCTTGGGCTTCTTATTAGCTTTTATCTACATCATCTTATTTCTCTTGTCCAGAACCTTTGCAGAAGCAGGTACTTCCCAGCCATTGCTAGCTATCTGGATTCCCAATATCATTTTTGCGCTTACAGGTTTAGCCTTATACAAAACAGTTCCTCGCTAA
- the nadD gene encoding nicotinate (nicotinamide) nucleotide adenylyltransferase, with product MKIGLFFGSFNPVHVGHLIIADAMKNRTDLDEVWFVVSPQNPFKKQKTLLHEHDRLKMVELAIADHFFFKASDVEFRMPKPSYTIDTLTYLSDKYPQHEFRLIVGGDNLTHFHKWKNYEQILEHYGLYVYPRPGETKQWNHPNIQLVDAPLMDISATFIRDSIKKGLSVKYLLPTDVEAYILDRKLFL from the coding sequence TTGAAAATCGGATTGTTTTTCGGATCTTTTAATCCTGTTCATGTAGGGCATCTAATTATTGCAGATGCCATGAAAAACAGGACAGATTTAGATGAGGTGTGGTTTGTAGTCAGTCCACAAAATCCTTTTAAAAAGCAAAAAACATTACTTCATGAACATGATCGGCTAAAGATGGTAGAGCTCGCCATCGCCGATCATTTCTTTTTTAAGGCAAGTGATGTGGAGTTTCGGATGCCCAAGCCTAGCTATACGATTGATACGCTTACCTATCTCTCTGATAAGTATCCCCAACATGAGTTTCGCTTGATTGTGGGGGGGGATAATCTGACGCACTTTCATAAGTGGAAAAACTATGAGCAGATTTTGGAGCATTATGGGCTGTATGTGTATCCAAGGCCAGGAGAAACCAAGCAATGGAATCACCCGAATATCCAATTAGTAGACGCTCCTCTAATGGATATATCCGCTACCTTCATCCGGGATTCCATCAAAAAAGGACTTTCGGTAAAATACTTGCTTCCAACCGATGTGGAGGCGTATATTTTGGATAGGAAATTGTTTTTGTAA
- a CDS encoding BF3164 family lipoprotein, producing MKLGNILLIFCSVLLFSCENVPIKQSKLFSEKDLPEEQLLSGEKFLLEEILNPRKILFKEGFLIIAESVSSKTESAITIIDSNTLEFVSHKGKIGFGPGELGIGYPLMDGLEKGFFWVYDTQQFNFSKFALQDSSQLAVEQIKALDVPFYATKAAWLSKNSFLVEMVDGWKKYYEVSIEKDTLKSLGDWREMFSLIELPDGIKEEDIAPNVAASIFSGEMKGNTSKTKFVKAGIHTDFINIIDWENQQILTLIGPVNESPKFSISESMGYDMASFDIRTLTNKYLDVYAGEASFFVLYSGKSFRQISESSNLNRIFEFDYKGNLLNNFRLDYPLYAFTMNEQKRKIFGITADEDPGIVVFELGL from the coding sequence ATGAAATTAGGTAATATCTTACTCATATTTTGTTCAGTGCTCCTTTTTTCATGCGAAAATGTCCCAATTAAGCAATCTAAACTATTTTCTGAAAAGGATCTACCAGAAGAACAATTGCTTTCAGGTGAAAAGTTTTTGCTAGAAGAAATCCTCAACCCACGGAAAATCTTATTTAAAGAAGGTTTTTTGATTATAGCGGAATCAGTAAGTTCAAAAACCGAATCCGCCATAACTATTATTGATTCCAATACCTTAGAATTTGTATCCCATAAAGGAAAAATAGGTTTCGGACCGGGAGAACTTGGAATTGGATACCCTCTTATGGATGGATTAGAAAAAGGCTTCTTTTGGGTATATGATACGCAGCAATTCAATTTTTCAAAATTTGCTTTGCAGGACAGTTCTCAACTGGCAGTGGAGCAAATCAAAGCCCTTGACGTACCCTTTTATGCAACAAAAGCAGCTTGGCTTAGCAAAAACTCTTTTCTCGTGGAGATGGTTGACGGGTGGAAGAAGTATTATGAGGTAAGTATTGAAAAAGATACGTTGAAAAGTTTGGGAGATTGGAGAGAGATGTTCTCGCTTATAGAACTTCCTGATGGCATCAAAGAAGAGGATATTGCCCCAAATGTTGCTGCATCTATATTTTCGGGCGAAATGAAAGGAAATACTTCCAAAACCAAGTTTGTCAAAGCGGGCATCCATACAGATTTTATTAACATTATAGATTGGGAAAACCAACAAATACTAACACTAATAGGTCCGGTAAATGAAAGTCCAAAGTTCTCTATTTCGGAAAGTATGGGCTATGATATGGCATCCTTTGATATTCGCACGCTGACCAACAAATACCTAGATGTCTATGCAGGAGAAGCGTCTTTTTTTGTATTGTATTCCGGAAAAAGCTTTCGGCAAATCAGTGAATCCAGCAATCTCAACCGAATCTTCGAATTTGATTACAAAGGCAACTTACTGAATAACTTCAGACTGGATTATCCACTGTACGCTTTTACGATGAATGAGCAAAAAAGAAAGATTTTTGGGATAACAGCCGACGAAGATCCGGGGATAGTGGTGTTTGAGTTGGGGTTGTGA
- the tgt gene encoding tRNA guanosine(34) transglycosylase Tgt — MKFKLEHQDTKSKARAGTVSTDHGEIQTPIFMPVGTAGSVKAVHQRELTYDVKAQIILGNTYHLYLRPGLDVLEKAGGLHKFNGWNKPILTDSGGYQVFSLANNRKLTEEGAVFKSHIDGSKHLFSPERVMDIQRIIGADIIMAFDECPPYPCDYSYARKSMDLTHRWLKRCIERFDSTEGNYGYSQTLFPIVQGSVFPDLRKQSAEFIASCEREGNAIGGLSVGEPVEEMYAMTDMVTDILPADKPRYLMGVGTPANILEGIALGVDMFDCVMPTRNARNGMLFTSEGIINIRNEKWKEDFSPIDPHINSYVSSFYSKAYLRHLVIAKEILAAQIASIHNLSFYLWLVGQAREHIIAGDFATWKNQMVEKVSRRL; from the coding sequence ATGAAATTTAAGCTAGAACATCAAGACACCAAGAGTAAAGCACGTGCAGGGACGGTTTCAACGGATCACGGTGAAATTCAAACCCCTATTTTCATGCCTGTGGGTACCGCAGGTTCGGTAAAAGCTGTGCATCAACGAGAACTGACCTACGACGTCAAAGCTCAGATAATCCTAGGAAACACCTATCATTTGTATCTTCGTCCGGGTTTAGATGTTCTTGAAAAAGCAGGAGGCTTACATAAATTCAATGGTTGGAATAAACCTATCCTAACTGACTCTGGAGGGTATCAGGTTTTTTCATTGGCCAATAATCGAAAACTAACCGAAGAAGGGGCCGTATTTAAATCTCATATTGATGGTTCCAAGCATTTGTTTAGCCCGGAGCGGGTAATGGATATCCAACGCATCATTGGAGCGGATATCATTATGGCATTTGACGAGTGTCCTCCCTATCCTTGTGACTATAGCTATGCTCGAAAGTCGATGGATCTGACACACCGCTGGTTGAAGCGCTGCATTGAGCGATTTGATAGTACAGAAGGGAACTATGGCTACAGCCAAACCTTATTTCCGATTGTACAAGGGAGTGTCTTTCCTGATTTGCGCAAACAGTCAGCTGAATTCATTGCTTCCTGTGAGCGAGAGGGAAATGCCATTGGTGGGCTTTCTGTGGGTGAACCTGTAGAGGAAATGTATGCGATGACTGATATGGTAACGGATATTTTACCGGCAGACAAGCCAAGATACCTGATGGGTGTGGGTACTCCTGCTAATATTTTGGAAGGAATTGCCTTAGGAGTGGATATGTTTGACTGTGTAATGCCTACGAGGAATGCACGAAATGGCATGCTTTTTACTTCTGAAGGAATCATCAATATCCGCAATGAAAAATGGAAAGAGGACTTTAGTCCGATCGATCCACATATTAATTCCTATGTTAGTTCGTTTTACTCCAAGGCCTATTTGAGACATTTGGTGATAGCAAAGGAAATATTGGCTGCCCAGATTGCGAGCATCCATAACCTCAGTTTCTATTTATGGTTAGTAGGGCAGGCGCGTGAACATATCATTGCCGGTGATTTTGCCACTTGGAAAAATCAGATGGTAGAAAAAGTAAGCAGACGATTGTAA
- a CDS encoding glycosyltransferase — protein MLTEILLILFLVAATVQFFYILVIFGRATLFYRAKASKSTTEKLEGVTVVIAARNEKENLSKLIPIICNQNYPNFDIMVVNDRSNDGTKALLEQLMSKYPKLRTVTIQYTPEHVTAKKYALTLGIKVVKNDVLLLTDADCIPQSEDWITLMTAPVRNEGRTFALGFSPYATKGGFLNQWIQFETCWTALLYASFTLWKAPFMGVGRNLCYRRSFFMEQKAFKGLWEVEGGDDDLLVNRYATSKNTGVVIDPRSITLSEPKQTWSDYYTQKKRHLHAGKYYKAKDKQKIGIYALTHLIFWILGIGFMFYSGIEQNWEHFAVILGIITVRSILLTSVFTSARKKMTGKTKLFWTGAFDLLYIGYFWIVGTIGYQSRKVRWK, from the coding sequence ATGCTTACAGAGATTTTGTTGATTCTTTTTTTGGTTGCTGCCACTGTACAATTCTTTTATATTCTAGTAATTTTTGGCAGAGCGACTCTTTTTTATAGGGCCAAAGCATCCAAATCTACGACAGAAAAACTTGAAGGAGTGACCGTCGTTATCGCAGCACGAAATGAAAAAGAAAACCTGTCTAAACTGATTCCAATAATTTGTAATCAAAATTATCCGAATTTTGATATAATGGTTGTCAATGACCGCTCCAACGACGGAACCAAAGCTTTGTTGGAGCAATTGATGTCAAAGTATCCAAAGCTAAGAACGGTAACCATCCAATACACTCCTGAACATGTAACAGCTAAGAAATACGCGTTGACATTGGGAATTAAAGTAGTTAAAAATGATGTATTACTCTTAACCGATGCAGACTGCATCCCTCAATCTGAAGATTGGATTACTTTGATGACTGCCCCCGTCAGAAATGAAGGCAGAACGTTTGCACTCGGCTTCTCACCTTACGCAACCAAAGGAGGATTCCTTAATCAATGGATACAATTTGAAACTTGCTGGACAGCTCTTCTTTATGCATCATTTACGCTTTGGAAAGCCCCATTTATGGGTGTAGGCAGGAATTTGTGTTACAGAAGAAGCTTTTTCATGGAACAAAAAGCGTTCAAAGGATTATGGGAAGTTGAGGGTGGCGATGATGACCTATTAGTAAACCGCTATGCTACAAGTAAAAATACCGGAGTTGTGATAGATCCCCGTAGCATCACCTTATCAGAACCCAAGCAAACTTGGAGCGACTATTATACCCAAAAGAAAAGACACCTACATGCTGGAAAATATTACAAGGCCAAAGACAAGCAAAAAATTGGAATCTACGCACTTACTCATTTGATTTTTTGGATTTTAGGCATAGGTTTCATGTTTTATTCAGGTATTGAACAAAATTGGGAACATTTTGCCGTTATTTTAGGTATAATTACTGTCCGATCTATTTTGCTGACTTCAGTATTCACATCGGCCAGAAAAAAAATGACCGGTAAAACCAAACTGTTTTGGACAGGAGCTTTTGACCTGCTCTACATCGGGTATTTCTGGATAGTAGGAACAATTGGTTATCAATCAAGAAAAGTTAGATGGAAATAA
- a CDS encoding Uma2 family endonuclease codes for MKKDETHIKVEEPVADYGSYSYADYLTWEFEGMIELIKGRIFKQTVAPRVNHQRVVGNIFNKLYLFLQGKPCEVFVAPFDVRLPVKSKKHEDVDTVVQPDICVICDPEKIDEFGCVGPPDLIIEILSPGNNKKEITYKYEVYEAAGVKEYWLVHPNECTLLVYTLVNGCYQSSKLLTFGEAVRSKAVDGFTLELDTVFEGIN; via the coding sequence ATGAAAAAGGATGAGACCCACATAAAAGTAGAAGAACCTGTAGCGGATTACGGTAGCTATTCTTATGCGGACTATCTGACATGGGAGTTTGAAGGCATGATTGAACTGATTAAGGGAAGAATATTCAAGCAAACTGTTGCTCCTAGGGTCAATCATCAACGCGTAGTTGGTAATATATTCAACAAACTTTATTTGTTCTTACAAGGAAAGCCATGCGAGGTGTTTGTTGCTCCTTTTGACGTGCGCCTACCTGTAAAATCCAAGAAACACGAAGATGTAGACACGGTTGTGCAACCTGATATCTGTGTGATATGTGATCCTGAAAAAATCGACGAGTTTGGGTGTGTAGGTCCTCCGGATTTGATTATTGAGATTCTTTCCCCAGGCAACAACAAAAAGGAAATTACTTACAAATACGAAGTCTATGAAGCGGCTGGTGTAAAAGAATACTGGCTAGTCCACCCCAATGAATGTACATTACTCGTGTATACATTAGTGAATGGCTGTTATCAAAGTTCCAAATTGCTGACCTTTGGGGAAGCCGTTAGATCAAAAGCTGTTGACGGATTTACCTTGGAGTTGGATACGGTATTTGAAGGAATAAACTAA
- a CDS encoding sigma-70 family RNA polymerase sigma factor: MSEVQRKKYSDQEKNHIFDQEFMPHIDSMYNFAFRLTFDEDDAKDLVQDTYLKAYRFINSFEQGTNAKAWLFRILKNSFINDYRKKSKQPAKVDYQEVETYYNSDDVDYTHTTDLRADMVKDMLGDEISNALNSLAVDFRTVIILCDLEGFTYEEMAKILDIPIGTVRSRLHRARNLLKEKLRSYAQTMGYNTDEEE, encoded by the coding sequence ATGTCTGAAGTACAGAGAAAAAAATATTCCGATCAGGAGAAAAATCACATCTTCGACCAAGAATTTATGCCCCACATAGATTCCATGTACAACTTTGCTTTTCGTCTAACCTTTGATGAAGACGATGCCAAAGACTTGGTACAGGATACCTATTTGAAGGCTTATCGCTTTATCAATTCCTTCGAGCAGGGAACCAACGCCAAGGCGTGGTTATTCCGAATTTTGAAAAATTCATTTATCAATGATTACAGGAAGAAAAGCAAGCAGCCTGCCAAAGTAGATTATCAGGAAGTCGAAACCTATTATAACTCCGATGATGTGGATTACACCCATACCACAGATTTGAGGGCGGACATGGTAAAAGACATGTTGGGTGATGAAATCTCTAATGCCCTTAATAGTTTGGCAGTAGATTTCCGTACAGTCATTATTTTATGTGACTTGGAAGGATTCACGTATGAGGAAATGGCCAAGATATTGGACATCCCGATTGGGACTGTTCGATCAAGATTGCATAGAGCGAGGAACTTATTGAAGGAAAAATTACGTTCCTATGCACAGACCATGGGTTACAATACGGATGAGGAGGAATAA
- the gmk gene encoding guanylate kinase yields the protein MGSGKAIIFSAPSGSGKTTIVRHLLEHFPNLGFSISASTRDRRGRTEEHGKDYYFLTPEEFKQKIDEDAFIEWEEVYEGNFYGTLKEEIQRLWDSGQHVIFDVDVKGGLNLKKYFGEQALAIFVKVPSLEILEERLKDRGTESEESLSRRLFKAKFETSFENKFDVIIVNDNKEQSFLEAEKLVGDFLKN from the coding sequence ATGGGTTCAGGCAAAGCCATCATTTTTTCAGCTCCGTCCGGTTCGGGCAAAACAACCATTGTCAGACATTTACTGGAACACTTTCCCAACCTTGGTTTTTCTATATCTGCTTCTACAAGAGACAGACGTGGGAGAACAGAAGAGCATGGAAAGGACTACTATTTTTTGACACCAGAAGAGTTTAAGCAAAAAATCGATGAAGATGCTTTTATTGAATGGGAAGAAGTATATGAAGGTAATTTTTATGGGACTTTAAAAGAAGAAATTCAGCGGCTTTGGGACAGTGGACAACACGTGATATTCGATGTAGATGTCAAAGGTGGTCTCAACCTCAAAAAATATTTCGGTGAACAAGCATTGGCAATTTTCGTAAAAGTACCTTCGCTAGAGATCTTGGAAGAGCGCCTCAAAGACAGAGGCACTGAATCAGAAGAGAGTTTATCTAGAAGACTTTTCAAAGCTAAATTTGAAACGTCTTTTGAAAACAAGTTTGATGTGATTATTGTCAATGACAACAAAGAACAATCATTTCTAGAAGCTGAAAAGCTCGTAGGAGATTTTCTAAAAAATTAA
- a CDS encoding RNA polymerase sigma factor, with protein MEINERGFSSKALEDFELIDRAVVGKDQQAFATLMKRYKKAVYFMILKMIRDADDAEDLTMEAFAKAFRNLHKFKKDYTFSTWLFRIATNNTIDFIRKKKLKTMSLNTTLSDDGGNAVTIDVEDDDNNPQDEYIKSQRIEMVRIFVDKLPAKYRKLVQLRYFDELSYEEIAVELEKPLGTVKAQLHRSRELLYEIASGKEGHI; from the coding sequence ATGGAAATAAACGAAAGAGGATTTTCAAGCAAGGCACTGGAGGATTTTGAACTGATTGACAGGGCAGTAGTCGGTAAGGATCAGCAAGCATTCGCCACCTTGATGAAGCGCTACAAAAAGGCTGTGTATTTCATGATTCTAAAAATGATCCGCGATGCAGATGATGCGGAGGATCTGACCATGGAAGCATTTGCAAAGGCCTTTAGAAATCTTCATAAGTTTAAAAAAGACTATACATTCTCTACTTGGCTATTTCGAATCGCTACGAATAACACCATTGACTTTATTCGAAAGAAAAAGCTAAAAACCATGAGCCTCAACACGACGCTGAGTGATGACGGTGGCAACGCAGTGACTATTGATGTAGAAGACGATGATAACAATCCTCAGGATGAGTATATCAAGTCTCAACGCATAGAAATGGTACGCATTTTTGTGGATAAATTACCAGCTAAATACAGAAAGCTCGTTCAGCTTCGCTATTTTGATGAACTCTCCTATGAGGAAATTGCGGTTGAACTAGAAAAACCATTGGGTACGGTAAAAGCTCAACTCCACCGATCAAGAGAACTCTTGTATGAAATTGCTTCTGGTAAAGAGGGTCATATCTAA
- a CDS encoding DMT family transporter: MSTANPVKDYAMLHFIVMIWGFTAILGLLISLPSLEVVFYRTLIASALIGLGFAWKKSSLRVNRTELWKIMGTGVIVALHWVLFFGAARVSTASVCLAGMATTSLWTALIEPLANRKPVKLFEIFLGLMVLSGLYVIFRFELDYWLGLLMAVISALLGAVFSVINSKLTQRHEPFVLTFYEMLAACLFAGLLLPLYTLVFPKESLQLIPQGMDWLWLGLLSGVCTVYAFSVSVELMRRISAFAVNLTINLEPVYGIILAVIIFGEKEQMTGGFYLGTLIILVSVLIYPVYNLYLRRKARVSSSLEP, translated from the coding sequence ATGTCCACTGCCAATCCGGTCAAAGATTATGCAATGCTCCATTTCATTGTGATGATATGGGGTTTTACGGCCATTCTTGGTTTATTGATTAGCCTCCCTTCATTGGAGGTGGTGTTTTATCGTACCTTGATTGCCTCAGCACTGATAGGACTAGGGTTTGCTTGGAAAAAGTCGTCTTTGCGGGTTAACCGAACTGAGTTGTGGAAAATCATGGGAACGGGTGTGATAGTAGCCTTGCATTGGGTGTTATTCTTTGGGGCTGCACGGGTTTCCACGGCTTCAGTATGCTTGGCGGGTATGGCCACGACTTCCCTTTGGACAGCATTGATAGAGCCTTTGGCCAATCGCAAACCGGTTAAGCTATTTGAGATTTTCTTGGGTTTGATGGTTTTGTCAGGCCTGTATGTGATTTTTAGATTTGAATTGGATTATTGGCTGGGATTGCTGATGGCTGTTATTTCTGCCTTGCTAGGTGCTGTCTTTTCCGTGATCAATAGCAAACTTACTCAGCGTCATGAGCCTTTTGTGTTGACCTTCTATGAAATGTTAGCTGCTTGCCTGTTTGCAGGGCTTCTCTTGCCTCTATACACGCTTGTTTTTCCTAAGGAATCTTTGCAACTGATTCCTCAAGGAATGGATTGGTTATGGTTGGGTTTATTGAGTGGTGTTTGTACGGTCTATGCTTTCTCTGTATCGGTGGAACTGATGCGTCGAATCTCCGCCTTCGCCGTCAACCTGACGATTAATTTGGAGCCGGTGTACGGGATTATTTTAGCCGTAATCATCTTTGGAGAAAAGGAGCAGATGACCGGAGGGTTTTACCTAGGAACACTGATCATTTTGGTGTCGGTGTTGATTTATCCAGTGTATAATTTGTATTTGAGGAGGAAGGCGAGGGTGAGTTCTTCATTGGAGCCTTGA
- a CDS encoding anti-sigma factor produces the protein MESNLSSAGDKKVSCAEQSKCFQLLESILDGENIPEGDKILKEKLEKCEPCYKHFHLERAIKELLQTKCCHQITPTDLFENIRKNIQEIK, from the coding sequence ATGGAGTCAAATTTATCATCGGCAGGAGACAAGAAAGTTAGCTGTGCTGAGCAGAGCAAGTGTTTTCAGTTGCTGGAAAGCATTTTGGATGGAGAAAATATTCCTGAGGGCGATAAAATCCTCAAGGAAAAGTTAGAGAAGTGTGAGCCCTGTTACAAGCATTTTCACTTGGAAAGAGCAATTAAAGAGCTTTTACAAACCAAGTGCTGCCATCAGATTACGCCTACGGACCTATTTGAAAACATCCGAAAAAACATTCAGGAAATAAAATAA